A region of Solanum dulcamara chromosome 7, daSolDulc1.2, whole genome shotgun sequence DNA encodes the following proteins:
- the LOC129896346 gene encoding putative ABC transporter B family member 8 isoform X2 → MSSSSAKAFENKNKNSIGIIFRYADGKDILLMCLGTIGAIGDGVSTNCLLVYVSQLFNSLGYGKTQQNNHNFMEQIEKCSLYFVLLGLAVMVVAFMEGYCWSKTSERQVLKIRYKYLEAILRQEVGFFDSQEATTSEITNSISKDTSLIQEVLSEKVPIFVMHTTVFISGIVFSAYFSWRLAIVALPTIFLLIIPGLIYGKYLLYLSGKSFKEYSKANAIVEQALSSIKTIYSFTAEKSVIERYSLILDGTIKLGMKQGIAKGLAVGSTGLSFAIWALLAWYGSHLIMHNGESGGRIYAAGVSFVLGGLSLGMALPEVKYFTEASVAASRIFDRIDRVPEIDSEDTRGLMLENIRGEVEFRNVKFTYPSRPDTVVLKDFNLKIEAGKTVALVGSSGSGKSTVIALIQRFYDSDAGAICIDSVEIKSLQLKWLRGKMGLVSQENALFGTSIKENIMFGKVDATMDEVVAAAMTANAHNFITQLPEGYETKIGERGALLSGGQKQRIAIARAIIKNPVILLLDEATSALDSESETIVQNALDQAIVGRTTLVVAHKLSTVRNADLIAVVSNGCISELGAHNELMEKDGQYSRLAKLQRQFSSIDQEQSAEPRISSVARSSAGMRSSPAVIASPLLIEDSPRQASPHPPPSFSRLLLLNLPEWKQGIIGILSAIAFGSVQPVYALTIVVLNLCQHYNFSYMGERMTRRIRVQMLEKILSFEAAWFDEEQNSSGALCCRLSNEAAMVKSLVADRVSLLVQSTSAVTVAMVMGLIVAWKLAVVMIVVQPLTILCFYTRKVLLSTMTAKFVKAQCRSTQIAVEAVYNHRIVTSFGSIHKVLDIFDEAQDEPRKEARKKSWLAGIGIGSAQGLTFICWALDFWYGGKLVNAGEISAADVFKTFFILVSTGKVIADAGSMTSDLAKGSTVVASIFSILDRKSLIQGSYEAKNNSMGTKMTGRIEMKRVDFAYPSRPERLVLHEFSLEVKAGTSIGLVGKSGCGKSTVIALIQRFYDADKGSLKIDGMDIRLLDLGWYRKHMALVSQEPVIYSGTIRENILFGKLNASENEVVEAARAANAHEFISSLKNGYETECGDRGVTISGGQKQRIAIARAIIRNPSILLLDEATSALDVQSEQLVQEALDQLMVGRTTVVVAHRLNTIRNLDSIAFISEGKVLEKGTYSHLKDKRGAFFNLVNLQST, encoded by the exons ATGAGTTCTTCATCTGCAAAGGCgtttgaaaataaaaacaagaattCAATAGGTATTATTTTTAGATATGCTGATggaaaagatattttattgatGTGTTTGGGGACAATTGGAGCCATTGGAGATGGGGTATCAACAAATTGTTTGTTGGTATATGTTAGCCAGCTTTTTAATAGCTTGGGTTATGGTAAGACTCAACAAAACAATCACAATTTCATGGAACAAATTGAAAAG TGCAGCTTGTATTTTGTACTCTTGGGATTGGCAGTCATGGTTGTGGCTTTTATGG AAGGTTACTGCTGGAGCAAAACTAGTGAGAGGCAAGTGCTAAAAATAAGGTACAAGTATTTGGAAGCCATTCTTAGGCAAGAAGTTGGTTTCTTTGATTCACAAGAAGCTACCACTTCTGAAATCACTAACAGCATTTCAAAAGATACTTCTCTTATCCAAGAAGTTCTTAGTGAAAAG GTACCAATATTTGTTATGCACACAACAGTTTTCATCTCAGGAATTGTATTTTCAGCCTATTTCTCATGGAGATTGGCTATAGTTGCCTTACCAACAATATTTCTTCTCATAATCCCTGGTTTAATCTATGGGAAATATTTACTCTATTTGTCTGGGAAATCCTTCAAGGAATATAGCAAAGCAAATGCTATTGTAGAGCAAGCACTTAGCTCTATTAAAACAATATATTCATTTACTGCTGAGAAGAGTGTGATTGAAAGGTATTCATTGATTCTTGATGGAACAATAAAATTGGGAATGAAACAAGGAATTGCAAAAGGTCTTGCTGTTGGAAGCACAGGGCTATCTTTTGCAATATGGGCTTTACTGGCTTGGTATGGAAGCCATTTGATAATGCATAATGGAGAAAGTGGTGGAAGAATTTATGCAGCTGGAGTTTCTTTTGTCTTGGGTGGACT ATCACTTGGGATGGCTCTGCCTGAGGTGAAATACTTCACAGAAGCTTCTGTTGCTGCCTCAAGAATATTTGATAGGATAGATCGCGTTCCAGAAATTGATAGTGAAGATACAAGGGGACTCATGCTAGAAAACATTAGAGGGGAGGTTGAATTCAGGAATGTCAAGTTTACATATCCTTCTCGCCCAGATACCGTTGTCCTCAAGGACTTCAATCTTAAAATTGAAGCAGGCAAAACAGTGGCCCTGGTTGGATCAAGTGGAAGTGGAAAATCCACTGTCATTGCCCTGATTCAAAGGTTTTATGATTCCGATGCAGGAGCAATATGTATTGATAGTGTAGAAATAAAGTCGTTGCAGTTGAAATGGTTGAGAGGGAAAATGGGGTTAGTAAGTCAAGAAAATGCATTATTTGGGACATCTATTAAGGAGAATATAATGTTTGGGAAAGTTGATGCAACCATGGATGAAGTTGTGGCTGCAGCAATGACCGCGAATGCTCATAATTTCATCACACAACTTCCAGAAGGATATGAGACCAAG ATTGGTGAAAGAGGAGCACTTCTATCAGGTGGTCAAAAGCAGAGAATTGCAATTGCTCGAGCCATCATAAAGAATCCTGTGATTCTTCTGCTTGATGAAGCCACAAGTGCACTTGATTCTGAATCAGAAACAATTGTTCAAAATGCCTTGGATCAAGCAATTGTTGGAAGAACTACATTG GTTGTCGCCCACAAGCTATCAACAGTAAGAAATGCAGACCTCATTGCAGTAGTAAGTAATGGTTGCATCAGTGAATTAGGGGCACACAATGAGCTTATGGAGAAAGATGGGCAGTATTCAAGACTAGCAAAACTTCAAAGACAATTCAGCTCTATCGATCAAGAACAAAGTGCTGAACCTCGTATTTCTTCAGTAGCAAGGAGCAGTGCAGGAATGAGATCAAGTCCGGCTGTAATCGCCTCACCTTTGCTCATTGAGGACAGCCCCAGACAAGCTTCACCACATCCTCCTCCTTCCTTCTCTCGGCTGCTTTTATTAAACTTACCTGAATGGAAGCAAGGAATTATCGGAATCTTATCAGCCATTGCATTTGGCTCAGTGCAACCCGTCTATGCACTAACCATAG TTGTTCTCAATCTATGCCAACATTACAATTTTTCTTACATGGGCGAACGCATGACCAGAAGAATAAGAGTGCAAATGCTTGAGAAAATTTTGAGCTTTGAAGCAGCCTGGTTTGATGAGGAACAGAACTCAAGTGGAGCATTATGTTGTAGATTGAGCAATGAAGCAGCCATGGTGAAGTCCCTTGTTGCTGATAGAGTTTCACTCTTGGTCCAAAGCACTTCAGCTGTCACTGTTGCTATGGTAATGGGGCTAATTGTGGCTTGGAAACTTGCAGTAGTTATGATCGTTGTCCAACCACTCACGATTCTCTGCTTTTACACACGAAAAGTTTTGCTATCCACTATGACAGCTAAATTTGTTAAGGCACAATGTCGTAGCACTCAAATTGCTGTAGAGGCTGTTTATAATCATAGGATAGTGACGTCGTTTGGGAGCATACATAAGGTTCTTGACATATTTGATGAGGCACAAGATGAGCCAAGGAAAGAGGCTAGGAAGAAATCTTGGTTAGCTGGTATAGGTATAGGATCAGCACAAGGCCTAACTTTCATTTGTTGGGCCCTGGATTTTTGGTATGGTGGAAAGTTAGTTAATGCTGGAGAAATATCAGCTGCTGATGTCTTCAAGACTTTTTTTATATTAGTCAGTACTGGAAAGGTAATAGCTGACGCTGGAAGCATGACTTCTGATCTCGCCAAGGGATCAACAGTAGTTGCTTCTATCTTTTCCATTCTTGATCGAAAATCACTGATTCAAGGATCGTATGAG GCAAAGAATAACAGCATGGGGACCAAAATGACTGGTCGAATAGAGATGAAAAGGGTTGATTTTGCATATCCAAGTCGGCCTGAAAGGCTAGTGTTGCACGAATTCAGCCTGGAGGTGAAAGCAGGCACTAGCATTGGACTGGTCGGGAAAAGTGGATGTGGAAAATCAACAGTAATCGCCCTGATTCAAagattttatgatgcagataagGGATCACTGAAAATCGATGGGATGGACATTCGATTACTCGATTTAGGATGGTATAGAAAGCACATGGCCCTTGTGAGTCAAGAACCAGTGATATATTCAGGCACTATCCGTGAAAACATTCTGTTTGGCAAACTTAATGCATCTGAAAATGAGGTGGTGGAAGCTGCAAGAGCTGCCAATGCACATGAATTTATTTC ATCACTTAAAAATGGATACGAGACAGAATGTGGTGATAGAGGTGTGACAATTTCAGGAGGGCAAAAGCAAAGAATTGCAATTGCACGGGCAATAATACGGAACCCAAGTATACTACTTTTAGACGAAGCAACGAGTGCTCTGGATGTTCAGTCGGAGCAACTTGTGCAGGAAGCATTGGATCAACTAATGGTTGGAAGAACAACAGTGGTTGTGGCGCATCGCCTTAACACTATCAGGAATTTAGACTCCATTGCTTTTATTTCAGAGGGGAAAGTTTTGGAGAAAGGAACCTATTCTCACCTTAAGGATAAACGAGGAGCGTTTTTCAATCTTGTTAATCTTCAATCcacataa
- the LOC129896346 gene encoding putative ABC transporter B family member 8 isoform X1: MSSSSAKAFENKNKNSIGIIFRYADGKDILLMCLGTIGAIGDGVSTNCLLVYVSQLFNSLGYGKTQQNNHNFMEQIEKCSLYFVLLGLAVMVVAFMEGYCWSKTSERQVLKIRYKYLEAILRQEVGFFDSQEATTSEITNSISKDTSLIQEVLSEKVPIFVMHTTVFISGIVFSAYFSWRLAIVALPTIFLLIIPGLIYGKYLLYLSGKSFKEYSKANAIVEQALSSIKTIYSFTAEKSVIERYSLILDGTIKLGMKQGIAKGLAVGSTGLSFAIWALLAWYGSHLIMHNGESGGRIYAAGVSFVLGGLSLGMALPEVKYFTEASVAASRIFDRIDRVPEIDSEDTRGLMLENIRGEVEFRNVKFTYPSRPDTVVLKDFNLKIEAGKTVALVGSSGSGKSTVIALIQRFYDSDAGAICIDSVEIKSLQLKWLRGKMGLVSQENALFGTSIKENIMFGKVDATMDEVVAAAMTANAHNFITQLPEGYETKIGERGALLSGGQKQRIAIARAIIKNPVILLLDEATSALDSESETIVQNALDQAIVGRTTLVVAHKLSTVRNADLIAVVSNGCISELGAHNELMEKDGQYSRLAKLQRQFSSIDQEQSAEPRISSVARSSAGMRSSPAVIASPLLIEDSPRQASPHPPPSFSRLLLLNLPEWKQGIIGILSAIAFGSVQPVYALTIGGMISAFYSPSHEEMQSRIQKYCMIFIILCLVSVVLNLCQHYNFSYMGERMTRRIRVQMLEKILSFEAAWFDEEQNSSGALCCRLSNEAAMVKSLVADRVSLLVQSTSAVTVAMVMGLIVAWKLAVVMIVVQPLTILCFYTRKVLLSTMTAKFVKAQCRSTQIAVEAVYNHRIVTSFGSIHKVLDIFDEAQDEPRKEARKKSWLAGIGIGSAQGLTFICWALDFWYGGKLVNAGEISAADVFKTFFILVSTGKVIADAGSMTSDLAKGSTVVASIFSILDRKSLIQGSYEAKNNSMGTKMTGRIEMKRVDFAYPSRPERLVLHEFSLEVKAGTSIGLVGKSGCGKSTVIALIQRFYDADKGSLKIDGMDIRLLDLGWYRKHMALVSQEPVIYSGTIRENILFGKLNASENEVVEAARAANAHEFISSLKNGYETECGDRGVTISGGQKQRIAIARAIIRNPSILLLDEATSALDVQSEQLVQEALDQLMVGRTTVVVAHRLNTIRNLDSIAFISEGKVLEKGTYSHLKDKRGAFFNLVNLQST; encoded by the exons ATGAGTTCTTCATCTGCAAAGGCgtttgaaaataaaaacaagaattCAATAGGTATTATTTTTAGATATGCTGATggaaaagatattttattgatGTGTTTGGGGACAATTGGAGCCATTGGAGATGGGGTATCAACAAATTGTTTGTTGGTATATGTTAGCCAGCTTTTTAATAGCTTGGGTTATGGTAAGACTCAACAAAACAATCACAATTTCATGGAACAAATTGAAAAG TGCAGCTTGTATTTTGTACTCTTGGGATTGGCAGTCATGGTTGTGGCTTTTATGG AAGGTTACTGCTGGAGCAAAACTAGTGAGAGGCAAGTGCTAAAAATAAGGTACAAGTATTTGGAAGCCATTCTTAGGCAAGAAGTTGGTTTCTTTGATTCACAAGAAGCTACCACTTCTGAAATCACTAACAGCATTTCAAAAGATACTTCTCTTATCCAAGAAGTTCTTAGTGAAAAG GTACCAATATTTGTTATGCACACAACAGTTTTCATCTCAGGAATTGTATTTTCAGCCTATTTCTCATGGAGATTGGCTATAGTTGCCTTACCAACAATATTTCTTCTCATAATCCCTGGTTTAATCTATGGGAAATATTTACTCTATTTGTCTGGGAAATCCTTCAAGGAATATAGCAAAGCAAATGCTATTGTAGAGCAAGCACTTAGCTCTATTAAAACAATATATTCATTTACTGCTGAGAAGAGTGTGATTGAAAGGTATTCATTGATTCTTGATGGAACAATAAAATTGGGAATGAAACAAGGAATTGCAAAAGGTCTTGCTGTTGGAAGCACAGGGCTATCTTTTGCAATATGGGCTTTACTGGCTTGGTATGGAAGCCATTTGATAATGCATAATGGAGAAAGTGGTGGAAGAATTTATGCAGCTGGAGTTTCTTTTGTCTTGGGTGGACT ATCACTTGGGATGGCTCTGCCTGAGGTGAAATACTTCACAGAAGCTTCTGTTGCTGCCTCAAGAATATTTGATAGGATAGATCGCGTTCCAGAAATTGATAGTGAAGATACAAGGGGACTCATGCTAGAAAACATTAGAGGGGAGGTTGAATTCAGGAATGTCAAGTTTACATATCCTTCTCGCCCAGATACCGTTGTCCTCAAGGACTTCAATCTTAAAATTGAAGCAGGCAAAACAGTGGCCCTGGTTGGATCAAGTGGAAGTGGAAAATCCACTGTCATTGCCCTGATTCAAAGGTTTTATGATTCCGATGCAGGAGCAATATGTATTGATAGTGTAGAAATAAAGTCGTTGCAGTTGAAATGGTTGAGAGGGAAAATGGGGTTAGTAAGTCAAGAAAATGCATTATTTGGGACATCTATTAAGGAGAATATAATGTTTGGGAAAGTTGATGCAACCATGGATGAAGTTGTGGCTGCAGCAATGACCGCGAATGCTCATAATTTCATCACACAACTTCCAGAAGGATATGAGACCAAG ATTGGTGAAAGAGGAGCACTTCTATCAGGTGGTCAAAAGCAGAGAATTGCAATTGCTCGAGCCATCATAAAGAATCCTGTGATTCTTCTGCTTGATGAAGCCACAAGTGCACTTGATTCTGAATCAGAAACAATTGTTCAAAATGCCTTGGATCAAGCAATTGTTGGAAGAACTACATTG GTTGTCGCCCACAAGCTATCAACAGTAAGAAATGCAGACCTCATTGCAGTAGTAAGTAATGGTTGCATCAGTGAATTAGGGGCACACAATGAGCTTATGGAGAAAGATGGGCAGTATTCAAGACTAGCAAAACTTCAAAGACAATTCAGCTCTATCGATCAAGAACAAAGTGCTGAACCTCGTATTTCTTCAGTAGCAAGGAGCAGTGCAGGAATGAGATCAAGTCCGGCTGTAATCGCCTCACCTTTGCTCATTGAGGACAGCCCCAGACAAGCTTCACCACATCCTCCTCCTTCCTTCTCTCGGCTGCTTTTATTAAACTTACCTGAATGGAAGCAAGGAATTATCGGAATCTTATCAGCCATTGCATTTGGCTCAGTGCAACCCGTCTATGCACTAACCATAGGTGGCATGATTTCAGCTTTTTACTCGCCAAGTCACGAGGAAATGCAATCTAGAATTCAGAAATATTGTATGATTTTCATCATCCTTTGCCTTGTCTCAGTTGTTCTCAATCTATGCCAACATTACAATTTTTCTTACATGGGCGAACGCATGACCAGAAGAATAAGAGTGCAAATGCTTGAGAAAATTTTGAGCTTTGAAGCAGCCTGGTTTGATGAGGAACAGAACTCAAGTGGAGCATTATGTTGTAGATTGAGCAATGAAGCAGCCATGGTGAAGTCCCTTGTTGCTGATAGAGTTTCACTCTTGGTCCAAAGCACTTCAGCTGTCACTGTTGCTATGGTAATGGGGCTAATTGTGGCTTGGAAACTTGCAGTAGTTATGATCGTTGTCCAACCACTCACGATTCTCTGCTTTTACACACGAAAAGTTTTGCTATCCACTATGACAGCTAAATTTGTTAAGGCACAATGTCGTAGCACTCAAATTGCTGTAGAGGCTGTTTATAATCATAGGATAGTGACGTCGTTTGGGAGCATACATAAGGTTCTTGACATATTTGATGAGGCACAAGATGAGCCAAGGAAAGAGGCTAGGAAGAAATCTTGGTTAGCTGGTATAGGTATAGGATCAGCACAAGGCCTAACTTTCATTTGTTGGGCCCTGGATTTTTGGTATGGTGGAAAGTTAGTTAATGCTGGAGAAATATCAGCTGCTGATGTCTTCAAGACTTTTTTTATATTAGTCAGTACTGGAAAGGTAATAGCTGACGCTGGAAGCATGACTTCTGATCTCGCCAAGGGATCAACAGTAGTTGCTTCTATCTTTTCCATTCTTGATCGAAAATCACTGATTCAAGGATCGTATGAG GCAAAGAATAACAGCATGGGGACCAAAATGACTGGTCGAATAGAGATGAAAAGGGTTGATTTTGCATATCCAAGTCGGCCTGAAAGGCTAGTGTTGCACGAATTCAGCCTGGAGGTGAAAGCAGGCACTAGCATTGGACTGGTCGGGAAAAGTGGATGTGGAAAATCAACAGTAATCGCCCTGATTCAAagattttatgatgcagataagGGATCACTGAAAATCGATGGGATGGACATTCGATTACTCGATTTAGGATGGTATAGAAAGCACATGGCCCTTGTGAGTCAAGAACCAGTGATATATTCAGGCACTATCCGTGAAAACATTCTGTTTGGCAAACTTAATGCATCTGAAAATGAGGTGGTGGAAGCTGCAAGAGCTGCCAATGCACATGAATTTATTTC ATCACTTAAAAATGGATACGAGACAGAATGTGGTGATAGAGGTGTGACAATTTCAGGAGGGCAAAAGCAAAGAATTGCAATTGCACGGGCAATAATACGGAACCCAAGTATACTACTTTTAGACGAAGCAACGAGTGCTCTGGATGTTCAGTCGGAGCAACTTGTGCAGGAAGCATTGGATCAACTAATGGTTGGAAGAACAACAGTGGTTGTGGCGCATCGCCTTAACACTATCAGGAATTTAGACTCCATTGCTTTTATTTCAGAGGGGAAAGTTTTGGAGAAAGGAACCTATTCTCACCTTAAGGATAAACGAGGAGCGTTTTTCAATCTTGTTAATCTTCAATCcacataa